Part of the Lolium rigidum isolate FL_2022 chromosome 6, APGP_CSIRO_Lrig_0.1, whole genome shotgun sequence genome, gtttaattccgaatttcaccattgccaaaggttctaagtgccatagttgtgtgcaatcaaagcaacctcggaagcctcacaaggcggccgaggagagaaacttggcacctctagaactcataaattccgatctatgcgagatgaatggtgtgttgacaaaaggtggaaagagatatttcatgacattgattgatgatgcgactagattttgctatgtttatttgttgcgaactaaagatgaagctttagactactttaaaatttataaggccgaagttgaaaatcaactagagagaaagatcaagcgtcttaggtcggatcgtggtggcgagtattttcctaaaatctttgatgaattccgtgaggaacatggtattattcatgagaggacgcctccctattcgccccaatcaaacggggttgccgagaggaaaaaccgcacgccgaccgacttggtgaattccatgttagccactgctggtttatcaaaggcatggtgggggaggctttgttgacttcatgtcatgtcctgaatagagttcctaacaagaataaagataaaaccccttacgaggagtggtactgggagaaaaccatcactttcgtatttgcgcacatggggatgtttggcgaaagtcaatattccaattactaagaagcgcaaactcggaccaaagacaagtggattgtatctttctaggttatgctccgcagagtgtaggctatagatttttagtagttcaatcgaagtacacgatatgcatgttgatactattatggaatctcgtgatgcaacattctttgagaatatgtttcctatgaaagatatgcatagcattgctagaatttctactgagatagttcctgaatctagtacatctaatgagtattttgaacaatcacatgagattgttattgagaaggatgacaatgaagctcctaaacggagcaagagacggaggattgaaaaatcctttggtgatgatttcattgtgtacctcgtggatgatactcccacgtccattgcagaggcatatgcatctctagatgcagatgactggaaagaagctgtccataatgagatggactcgattctttctaatggaacttgggagttgtcgaacgaccccacggatgcaagcctcgtaggctgcaaatgggtgttcaagaagaagctaagacccgatggtactattgaaaagtacaaggcgcggcttgtagcgaaaggctacacacgagagaaggcgaagattacttcgacacctattcacctgtcgctagacttaccaccattcgagtactactatccatggctgcctcctatggtcttatcgttcatcaaatggacgtaaagacagcctttccttaatggagagttggaagaggaaatctatatggatcagcctcgatgggtttgtagtaaaaggtgcagagagaaaggtgtgcaagttgctgaaatctttatatggcctcgaaacaagcacctaagcaatggcatgagaagtttgacgaactttgacttcgtaggctttgttgtcaatgaggccgacaagtgcgtttactatcgccatggtgggggcgaaggtgttatactatgtttgtatgtggatgatattctgatctttggtacaaacatgaaagtaatacacgaggtcaagtctttcttgtcaaagagctttgatatgaaagatccgggagaagccgatgtgattaCGAACATCAAgccgattaagaacgagagtgggattactctaacgcaatcccattatgttgagaagatcttgagccggttcggctatattgatagcaagccttcttcaacaccttatgatcccagtgtgacactacgcaagaaccggaggattgccatagatcaattgagatattcttagatcgttggctcactcatgtacttagcgagcgcgactagacccgacatctcttttgctgttagcaagttgagtagattcatgtcaaacccggtactcgatcattggcatgcacttgatagggtcatgcgctacctatgtggtacaatgagttatgggattcactattcgagGGCACCcaactgtgcttgaaggatatagtgattcgaattggatctcagatgtagctgatctgtacgccacaagtgggtatgtatttacctttggaggtggcgcagtgtcatggagatcttgcaagcaaaccatattgacgaggtcaactatggaagcagaacttatcgccttagacacaaccaccgttgaatcggaatggttgcgtgagctcttgatggacttgcctcgtggttgaaaaacctcgttccggcaatccttttgaattgtgacaatcaaaccgtaattgtcaaagtgaacaattctaaggataacgcgaagtcatcaagacacgtcaagagacgtttgaagtctgtcgagaaattgcgaaactccggagtaataaccgttacatatattcaaacgagacaaaaactcggcagatccctttacaaagggactatcacgtaatgtgatagaaagtgcatcgagggagatgggtttgagacccgttgatgttacgccatagtggtaacccaacctttgtgatcggagatcccgtgaattaggacccgggaagaacaaactagtggtttaattgaggagagtattatgtaaccctctctatgtgaagatgcacaactctcggtTGCTGTAAGgcgaggttggcaacaagccttaatgtgtttatgttggctattttagcaaagatgctcgtcctacagagcattcttgaaataacacacctatataagtccgattgttaaacgtcacaatctatgagatttgggtgatctctagtaaactcatgaagagaccatgaagtatgacgcatatgcttcacccgcggggtaggctactggcagccatgtaccggtcatgactttgagtgaaaccctgttcacgcaaaacttgcaattcaaggcttgggcaattgttcaagtgtgagtggatgtagcttaaggttctaagcggaagttcaacttaacgagtctccgctgaaacactcggtatataaataagcagcgagtattggtaaatctctaaatgggatttgagatccggtgggggattgttgaaatattgggcccacttttagtggcccaaattagatttcagtttttcctataaatctcaaagcccacatagtggcagccttgtgagtttgagcccaagttggtggcagctcactagggagtggcaagaggtgggaagtttagtcccacatggaaaattgggaggaagttagaccaccttataaggtgggttgttccaccactagtaagtgagtgagaataggagtgctacacgcgcgctcctcctcctcctcctcgctcgctcgtctcgtctcgactcgacacgtcacgtcccgacgcgcgccgcgctcgtggtgagtggattgagcctcgagccgagactttccttactttttgcagctcaggaaaacgaacagagtcctagacggacgcgtcgcagttagtcggttcgggtcgctcccggatcgtgggctatccgtaaccgactcgaaacgttcgtgcgacgtgggcgtggcccacgttgcctagggtttcccgagcctatataatctcctgcccggctaccgcgaaacacatccaatacacgagttagggtttccacctctctcgcttgagccgccatcatagcctactccatcccgcgagccgacgtgcatcgacgaacgggagagcaggtctccggaaccgctcgtccttgcgatcctgtacgggagagggcgaattaggtttttgggaagcgctctgcgtgactgctcaaactcttcatcacgggtcgccttccgtccaagtcgggcggtgctgcctaccgtcgtcttcaacgccgtctacttcggcccgtcgtcaacaacgttgtcatcaacaacgttactgctgcgacatcgtctgctacacctccacagctaccaccaccagatcggtacgtgcgacatatctcgatctgtttagcgatggatgctttaccgtttgcgctgctgctactcatgttgattaatgcatctagtatgtttgagtttcacatgttagtagttgctgccatcatgttttatattctggaattaatcatggaaattgtgcctaattatccaacaacatTCACATGTTGCTCTCGTTAATACTTGAAATTTCATAGAGATTTTAAACGTCGGATTATCTAGCTTGAAAAAAGGGTGTCCTATGTCGTCGTGTTTGTCAATACCATACTTATCCATTTTGTTCGGATGTCAATAACTCTGATCACTCCTATTCCTCTTAGTCCGCTTTTGTTCATCTGATTTATTTGGATTCGATCGTCCTCCTTCATTTCCCATAGGCTTGACTTGATAAAAAAAGTTGAAGAAGGGGAGGAGTAGGAGATAGCCGGCAGCAGCTTGAAGGTCAGTGGGGCCGGCAACCGGCAGGTGGCCACAATTTGATTCCCCGAAGTGGCATTTTGCAGCCATTAGCTAATACGGCAGTACAACTAAGGCAGCAAGCGGCAACGGGCCTTTCTTTCATGCTCCAAGTGCTTTTATTTCAGTTTAATTTTGTGTCTAAATCTTGTAGTACTGTCATGTGTTTCGGTTTGTCTAACATGTCAAAGTGCATGTGTTACTATAAAAAGGGACATAAGAGAATCATGTTGAGTACCCTGTCTTATAATTTTTCGTATTAGCCAGAGTACTACGTACACACGTTTTGCAAATGGATCACACGTCCCCTTAAATCACAGACGCCACCTAGCAAGAGTACGCAGAGAATTAAATGTTTTACACAACTTACATGACACCATGATGAGATGAAACCACATCCAGCGATCCATACATCTGCTCGATCATTGGTGATCGTCATCGGCAAGTCGCACTAGCACATGAGATCAACGCCGATTGGATGGCTCTCTAGCGCGGTGGAATGAGGGTAAAATCGAAAATAATAAATAACTCACCATCATCACCTATTGCAATTTTATAGTAGAGAtagttctcttttctctcttgctCGTGAAAAAATGAACAAGACAATCACCGAGCATGTAAGCTGCAGGTGCATATATGTGTAAGCTGAATTCAAGAGATTCTCGGAAACAAAACTAAACACAATAGTAGGAAATAAACAGCTGAACGCGTACGTGTATATTATAATAGGAGATCAGAATATTCCCATAGTATCTCTCATTACATAGTGCATACACATATATAGACACAGATCGGATTTGGTAACATATATACCTGTATACGATCTATATACCCAGCTTACAGCTGCTGGATTACTCTTCTGTTCATCTATATATAGAGTACTCTTATAGAATAATCTATATCCTTGTGTGGCAAACCATGCATACTCGCTCTACGTATACTTTGAGCTATATACCTCGCGACATTCTACTTAAATATATGTGCGTACGTATGATCGTGGCCGCGTATACCCATCAGTTGTTGGTGTTGCCGTTCCTGGTGTCGTTGGTTGCCTGCTCTGGCCGGCACCCCCCGGGACGGGCACACGGAAGACTTACGTGGCCGTGGGAACCTTCAGCTTCCGGCGCTTTTTTGGCCGCTGGCGGGCACGGCGGCTCCTGCTTCGGTGGGGGCTTCGGCTTCGGGGGGCACCGCTTCGGGCACGGCGGGTTCCGCGGAGGGGTTGGCTTCGGCGGACTGGgcgttggcgttggcgttggcTTTGGCGGCGTAGGGGTCGGCGTCGGCGTGGGCTTTGGCGGCGTCGGTGGCTTCGGCTTTGGCGGCGTGGGCTTCGGCTTCGGCTTCGGTTTAGGTGGACCCGGTTTGGGCCCGGGGTGGTTGTGGAAGCATTTGTGCCCGCATGCTTTGAAGCAATCCCCCTGTTTATCTGTGAATCAAAGCCAGAGTGATGCCGGTTATACGTACGAGTAAGCAAGTAAGACGAATGCATGCTGCTTCTTCGAAGAGTGAAGTGATACGTACATGGCGGCAGCTTGAGGCAGGTCTCTGCGATGCACATCTTGTAGCACACCGGCGGCAGGTCCTTGTAGCAGTCCACGATGCACTTCTTCTTGCACGTGAAGTAGTCCTTGCCGCCGTCGCTGCTGTGGCTattgtcgtcgtcatcgtcgtcttcatcttcgtcctcatcgtcgtcgtccttctTATCGTCCTTGTCGTCATCCTTGTCCTTGTCTTTATCCTTGTCCTTGTCgttgtcatcgtcatcctcgtcctcgtcctcgtcatcaCCCTTGTCGTCATAGCTGTCGGAGACGTTGGCGACAGCACCATCGGTAGAGTGGGCGGTGCCTGTGGCGGCCGCTGCACCGTCGTCGACGGCTATGTGGGCGGCAGGTTCGGTACGGTTGGCGGAGCGGAGAGGGGCGTTGGGGTAGCTGTCGCACTTGTCCATGCAGGTTGAGTAGCACTGCCAGCACCCTGCTTCCTTTTTGGCTTGCGGGTCGTCCGCCCCCGCCGTGGCGAAGAGCGCCGCCACGGCCAGGAGGACGGCGAtcttggccgccgccgccatggagacCATGATTTCCCCGATGAGGGTGTGTGTGTGGAGATGGAGATCGATCGATGGAGTGTGGCTGGCTTTGCAGAAGAATGGCGGTATATATAGGGCGCGTACCTATGTTATGTTCTCGCTAGCCAGCTGCGGTTCGCTACCAGTGTCGTCGTCATGCACGCAGATCGAGTGCACGAGACAGTGTGAACAGAATCGGTTGGAGCTAGGCCTGGAGATGCAGCATGCTTCCGGCAACGATGTACCTCCATGCTTAATTTGCTCGCGTTAGTTTCGCATGCGTCGCGCATGAATCCTTTTTTTTTCGATCGCCAGCTTAATTATTAAGTTCGTGTGCGGCTTGAACTGCTCGAACAAATCTGTTAACTTGCCGTAGACAAAAGACAGATACATCATCAGCCTCGATAGGAGGATCTCCGTTACAGTTTTGCCTAGCTATGTATAAAAAGAACGTACGTTCTACTCATTAGTAGTCTGGTATTCAATTTATTATTTGGTAGTAATACTGTACGACGATCAACGAACCTTCATTCTCTCAACAGTTCATATGCTCATCTCTAAAGAACATGGCTACCAAAATCTTTTACTACTCCTTTAGCAAGGAAAGTCGTGTAGATccactacttttttttttgaaaaagagaTCCACTACTTCTTTAGCAAAACGTTCATACTTGCTTCTCGGATCCATTAAATTTCCAAAGCACTGATTAGACTTCAGTATGTTGCTTGTTTTTTAACATCTTCAGTATGTAACTTTGCTTGGCCATTCTCATATGATCCAAGCATAATTCCCAAACAGGATAAGGCCTCTTTAAAACTACACTTTTGCTAGGGAAATTTGGAGAGAAAATAAAGGAATTCCTAGGAGGGGTGATTGCAAAGAGACGAAGCATACTAAATTGCACATTTGAGAGCCAGATTTGCACGATTAACTATGCATAAACTTTAGGAAATTTCTAAAGAGCGAAcattcgatttttaaaacatagaGTGAAGGAGTTTTCAACTGTTGGATTTTAGAAGCAATGATGGATGACAACTGTCGGGATCTCACATTGTAAGGATCTCACATTGTTAACTGATCCTCTTCGCAAAATATTCGTTCAATATTGGCGTCCAAAATAA contains:
- the LOC124663581 gene encoding leucine-rich repeat extensin-like protein 3, producing the protein MVSMAAAAKIAVLLAVAALFATAGADDPQAKKEAGCWQCYSTCMDKCDNSSDGGKDYFTCKKKCIVDCYKDLPPVCYKMCIAETCLKLPPYKQGDCFKACGHKCFHNHPGPKPGPPKPKPKPKPTPPKPKPPTPPKPTPTPTPTPPKPTPTPTPSPPKPTPPRNPPCPKRCPPKPKPPPKQEPPCPPAAKKAPEAEGSHGHVSLPCARPGGCRPEQATNDTRNGNTNN